The Bacteroidota bacterium genome has a window encoding:
- a CDS encoding trypsin-like peptidase domain-containing protein yields MKKFLSAFFFFLYLSFAAFSQSSLDATYIADKYFNGIVKILLFDSLAEKKQPNSGYIGRGSGFVVTDDGLIFTNRHVVEYCVYGYMDYLYIDPATYEEIHSVSIYSEDKINEPTTKKVYRTGYTTPIVQIYFGKGEDDYKLYYAKVIAMDVGSFDGAILKIISELNGNPVTEKFHPIPIGNSDSTKQGEDLCIYGFPAQFDAGFNLMLKDMSTLTFGKHSGFDFVFNKEYGYIKTDASINSGNSGGPVFNRFNKVIGIATATGNKTNIGLIGGINGMHAIAKSDETLLRALEKAGLNSASAKAEVGSAIITGAQRPLIAQKKMKRIISGKKQERKFQNGTFYMKPLATSFFIDDKFTLDSAGKLPVANPNEPVRLVSSAASGFELGYQFPLWRISSHAKLSLDYAFLGAYFYATDWTRVQLNDSIPKEKISSPAHRIIGNFYTKLGPAFSVLLFKRIIFEAHLQAAPTIISPFNHVIISYQAGSTENDWNLSNAFGFSMNSGGSMRYRFLSVGVEYFFIRMPNLEIQNLRNGTFVSASAGKMTLSTLMLSLGFNFSKE; encoded by the coding sequence ATGAAGAAATTTTTATCTGCCTTTTTCTTTTTTCTGTATTTATCTTTCGCTGCATTTTCCCAATCTTCGCTCGATGCTACTTATATTGCCGATAAATATTTCAACGGCATTGTAAAAATTCTTCTCTTCGATTCGCTTGCTGAAAAAAAGCAGCCCAATTCAGGATACATAGGAAGAGGTTCCGGGTTTGTTGTAACCGATGACGGTCTCATTTTCACCAACCGCCACGTGGTGGAGTATTGCGTATATGGCTATATGGATTATTTGTATATCGACCCGGCAACGTACGAAGAGATTCACTCTGTTTCCATTTATTCCGAAGATAAAATAAATGAACCGACAACAAAAAAAGTTTACCGCACCGGGTACACAACCCCCATCGTGCAGATTTATTTCGGCAAGGGAGAGGATGATTATAAACTTTACTATGCAAAAGTTATTGCCATGGACGTGGGTTCATTCGATGGCGCCATTCTGAAAATTATTTCTGAACTCAACGGAAATCCCGTTACGGAAAAATTTCATCCCATTCCCATAGGAAATTCCGATTCCACCAAACAAGGAGAAGATTTATGCATCTATGGATTTCCCGCGCAGTTTGATGCCGGCTTTAACCTCATGCTGAAAGACATGAGCACGCTCACTTTTGGCAAGCACAGCGGATTTGATTTTGTGTTCAACAAAGAATATGGCTACATAAAAACAGATGCATCCATTAATAGCGGAAACAGTGGCGGACCGGTATTTAATCGGTTTAATAAAGTAATAGGAATTGCAACTGCTACAGGAAATAAAACAAATATTGGTTTGATTGGCGGAATTAATGGAATGCACGCTATAGCAAAATCAGATGAAACTCTTTTACGCGCGCTGGAGAAAGCAGGATTGAATTCTGCTTCTGCCAAAGCCGAAGTGGGAAGCGCCATCATTACCGGTGCGCAGCGCCCGCTCATTGCTCAGAAAAAAATGAAAAGAATTATTTCAGGAAAAAAACAGGAGAGAAAATTTCAGAACGGAACTTTTTATATGAAACCGCTCGCAACATCTTTTTTTATTGATGATAAATTTACACTCGATAGCGCAGGAAAACTTCCGGTTGCAAATCCAAACGAACCCGTGCGCCTGGTTTCTTCGGCAGCATCCGGATTTGAATTGGGCTATCAGTTTCCGCTATGGAGAATTTCCTCGCACGCAAAACTATCGCTTGATTATGCTTTCCTTGGCGCCTACTTTTACGCTACCGACTGGACAAGAGTGCAATTGAATGATTCTATTCCCAAAGAAAAAATTTCTTCCCCCGCACACAGAATAATCGGAAACTTTTATACTAAATTGGGTCCGGCATTTTCAGTTTTGCTTTTCAAACGAATTATTTTTGAAGCGCACCTGCAGGCAGCCCCGACAATAATCAGCCCTTTCAATCATGTTATCATATCTTATCAGGCGGGCAGCACAGAAAACGATTGGAACCTTTCAAACGCATTTGGCTTTAGTATGAATTCAGGAGGAAGCATGCGCTATCGTTTTCTCAGCGTAGGAGTTGAATATTTTTTTATTCGTATGCCCAATCTCGAAATTCAAAATCTCAGAAACGGAACTTTCGTTTCTGCCTCTGCAGGAAAAATGACACTAAGTACTTTGATGCTCTCGCTTGGGTTTAATTTTTCAAAAGAATAA
- a CDS encoding outer membrane beta-barrel protein — protein sequence MKKIFLLAIIVLISANLFAQESKSKDDDTLKIKWKNSRIWIFDAETKKDTIKKEKKKKQDFTHWGGFDFGVCMLSTAKNQFNIPEENDTTKMNYFLNLNYSKSFFFSLNLLEKNIRLYKNYVNVVTGLGFEWNSYNFKNKITLPPNASYISASNVTIAPDSITFKKNKLKVAYLKAPLLLEFNTNTNHAEKSFHIAGGVELAYKIGSRTKQVYEMHDNEYKIKRKEDFNLAPLKYSAVVRAGYGNYFTLFVNYSISQLFEKEKGPEVFPITAGISFTL from the coding sequence ATGAAAAAGATTTTTTTACTCGCAATCATCGTTTTGATATCCGCAAACCTCTTTGCACAAGAGAGCAAAAGCAAAGACGATGATACTCTTAAAATAAAATGGAAAAATTCCCGCATCTGGATTTTTGATGCTGAAACCAAAAAAGATACAATAAAAAAAGAGAAAAAGAAAAAACAGGATTTCACCCATTGGGGCGGATTTGATTTTGGAGTTTGCATGCTCTCTACAGCAAAAAATCAATTCAACATCCCGGAAGAAAATGATACAACTAAAATGAATTATTTTCTCAACCTTAATTACAGCAAGTCCTTTTTCTTTTCTTTGAATCTTCTTGAAAAAAACATCCGGCTTTACAAAAATTATGTGAATGTTGTAACAGGGCTCGGCTTTGAATGGAACAGCTATAACTTCAAAAATAAAATTACGCTTCCGCCAAACGCTTCTTATATCAGCGCATCAAACGTAACTATTGCGCCCGACAGCATTACTTTTAAAAAGAACAAACTCAAAGTAGCTTATCTGAAAGCACCGCTGCTTCTGGAATTTAATACCAATACAAATCATGCTGAGAAATCTTTTCATATAGCCGGTGGAGTTGAACTTGCTTATAAAATCGGTTCGCGCACAAAACAAGTTTATGAAATGCACGACAATGAATATAAAATCAAACGCAAGGAGGATTTCAATCTTGCGCCTTTAAAATACAGCGCGGTAGTTCGCGCAGGATACGGAAATTATTTTACTTTGTTTGTCAATTATTCCATTTCGCAGTTGTTTGAAAAAGAAAAAGGACCGGAAGTGTTTCCAATTACCGCAGGAATTTCTTTCACACTTTAA
- a CDS encoding LEA type 2 family protein — protein sequence MKKCFFLFCLPVIFSSCGEFKELSIGGIEKPKLHKLSREGIDAEFGMKIKNPNRMNVVVYPSEFDGTLNGISIGKIKLYRKVRIKGNSDETEIFNVKSDFSKMGFGDIANVLPIISSGNATLTLKGTLRAGKWYYKKKFPVEYSKAINLKQ from the coding sequence ATGAAAAAATGTTTTTTTCTTTTTTGCCTGCCGGTTATTTTTTCTTCCTGCGGAGAATTCAAAGAACTTTCCATTGGCGGAATTGAAAAACCAAAACTCCATAAACTTTCGCGCGAGGGAATAGATGCCGAGTTTGGAATGAAAATAAAAAATCCAAACCGGATGAATGTAGTAGTTTATCCCTCTGAGTTTGACGGAACGCTGAATGGAATCAGCATTGGAAAAATAAAACTCTACAGGAAAGTAAGAATCAAAGGCAACTCGGATGAAACAGAAATCTTTAATGTTAAGTCCGATTTTTCAAAAATGGGCTTCGGAGATATTGCGAATGTGCTGCCAATCATTTCTTCCGGAAATGCCACGCTTACACTGAAAGGAACTCTCCGCGCAGGAAAATGGTATTACAAGAAAAAATTTCCGGTTGAGTATTCGAAGGCGATTAATCTCAAGCAGTAA
- the hemH gene encoding ferrochelatase has protein sequence MKKGILLVNLGSPDSPSVKDVKKYLTQFLNDPFVIDINPIARYILVNWIIVPSRSKNSAKLYEQIWTKEGSPLIIHSKRQKELLQKALTPHPSPKIEEGNEYVVEMGMRYQNPSIESAFKKLAEQKVESITAIPLYPHWASSSTESSIMEIKRVAKKFGFQNLKIVEKFYDDENYLQSLVSVAEKYLTPNPSPKTGEGRWDFFVFSYHGLPERQIKKIYPNHCEINDTCCSAISEKNKFCYRAACYFTTRELVKRLNIPEGKYITSFQSRLDDKWLKPYSDKVIEEKAKEGMKKILVFSPAFVSDCLETIYEIGIEYGHTFKQNGGEKLQLVESLNENPKWIEALKKIITG, from the coding sequence ATGAAAAAAGGAATTCTTTTGGTAAATCTCGGCTCTCCTGATTCTCCTTCGGTGAAGGATGTAAAAAAATATCTTACGCAGTTTTTGAATGACCCGTTTGTGATAGATATAAATCCTATTGCGAGATATATTTTAGTGAATTGGATTATTGTTCCTTCCCGCTCAAAGAATTCCGCAAAGCTGTATGAGCAAATCTGGACGAAGGAAGGTTCGCCATTGATTATTCATAGCAAAAGGCAGAAAGAACTTTTGCAAAAAGCCCTCACCCCTCACCCCTCTCCCAAAATAGAAGAGGGGAATGAGTACGTAGTAGAGATGGGAATGCGCTATCAAAATCCCAGCATCGAATCGGCTTTCAAAAAATTGGCGGAGCAGAAAGTGGAAAGTATTACCGCCATTCCGCTGTATCCGCACTGGGCTTCTTCTTCTACCGAATCAAGCATTATGGAAATAAAAAGAGTTGCGAAGAAATTTGGATTTCAGAATTTGAAAATAGTGGAGAAGTTTTATGATGATGAAAATTATTTGCAGTCATTAGTTTCTGTTGCCGAAAAATACCTCACCCCCAACCCCTCTCCTAAAACAGGAGAGGGGAGGTGGGATTTTTTTGTTTTCAGCTATCATGGCTTGCCGGAACGGCAAATAAAAAAAATCTATCCGAACCATTGCGAGATAAATGATACATGCTGTTCCGCCATTTCAGAAAAAAATAAATTCTGTTACCGCGCGGCATGTTATTTCACAACGAGAGAATTGGTAAAGCGGTTAAATATTCCCGAAGGGAAATACATTACCTCTTTTCAATCGCGGCTGGACGATAAATGGCTGAAGCCCTACAGCGATAAAGTGATTGAAGAAAAGGCAAAAGAAGGAATGAAAAAAATTTTGGTCTTCTCTCCTGCTTTTGTTTCCGATTGCCTGGAAACTATTTATGAAATAGGAATTGAATATGGGCACACCTTCAAACAAAATGGCGGAGAAAAATTACAGTTGGTGGAGTCGCTGAATGAAAATCCGAAATGGATTGAAGCGCTGAAAAAAATAATTACCGGCTGA
- a CDS encoding thioredoxin domain-containing protein, whose translation MTDTTKQHTNALIHETSPYLLQHAHNPVDWFPWSDEAWEKAKKENKLVLVSIGYSACHWCHVMEHESFEDDSVAKVMNENFICIKVDREQRPDVDGVYMSAVQIMAGSGGWPLNCFTLPDGRPVYGGTYFPKQNWLKVLHTLADLYTKEPQKVFSYADELTNAVKKTELLPDFSEKPAITKNILSECVENWKKRFDNEEGGPKKAPKFPLPNNYQFLLRQYYFTKDESLLKHINLTLGKMAFGGIYDQVGGGFARYSTDGEWKAPHFEKMLYDNAQLVSLYSEAYQLTKNNLYKQIVYETLEFIQREMTNKEGGFYSAMDADSEGEEGKYYVWKKEELKNILDNDFDLFAEYFNVNEIGLWEHDNYILLRKKSDEEIAKKFSISTEKLQNKISMLKKKVLSEREKRIKPGLDNKILTSWNAMMIKGYADAYSVFHEKKFLDAALKNADFILKNSKKEEGRWLHAFSPFPSMRTGIPKEINGFLEDYSFTIEAFIALYQNTFDEKWLHEAKQLAGYALNHFHDSKSVMFYFTSDLDTQLISRKMEIQDNVIPSSNSSMAKSLFCLGNYFDEKNYLAVSEKMLKQVQDEIPKYGSAYSNWAMLAQNFIEPFYEIAIVGNSVDEKRKELSEHFIPNAIFVGSKTESNLPLLQNKFVEGKTLIYICKNKTCKLPAENISEALKQIE comes from the coding sequence ATGACAGATACAACCAAGCAACATACCAACGCGCTCATTCACGAAACAAGCCCGTATCTTTTGCAGCACGCGCATAATCCGGTGGATTGGTTTCCATGGAGCGATGAGGCATGGGAGAAAGCTAAGAAGGAAAATAAATTAGTGCTCGTCAGCATTGGTTATTCGGCTTGCCACTGGTGTCATGTTATGGAACACGAAAGTTTTGAAGATGATTCAGTGGCGAAAGTGATGAACGAAAATTTTATCTGCATAAAAGTTGACAGGGAACAAAGACCTGATGTGGATGGCGTTTACATGAGCGCAGTGCAAATCATGGCCGGCAGCGGTGGCTGGCCGTTAAATTGTTTTACGCTTCCCGATGGCAGGCCGGTTTATGGCGGAACTTATTTTCCAAAACAAAACTGGCTCAAGGTTCTTCACACGCTCGCAGATTTATATACGAAAGAACCGCAAAAAGTTTTTTCGTATGCCGATGAACTTACAAATGCAGTGAAGAAAACGGAATTGCTTCCGGATTTTTCGGAGAAGCCGGCCATCACAAAAAATATTTTGAGCGAATGCGTGGAGAACTGGAAAAAAAGATTTGACAACGAAGAAGGCGGGCCGAAAAAAGCGCCAAAGTTTCCGCTGCCGAATAATTACCAGTTTCTTTTGCGACAATATTATTTTACAAAAGACGAATCGCTGCTGAAACATATTAATCTCACGCTGGGAAAAATGGCATTCGGAGGAATCTATGATCAGGTTGGCGGAGGATTTGCGCGCTATTCTACGGATGGTGAATGGAAAGCTCCGCATTTTGAAAAAATGCTTTACGATAACGCGCAGTTAGTTTCGCTTTATTCCGAAGCATATCAGCTCACAAAAAACAATTTGTACAAACAAATTGTCTATGAAACCTTGGAATTTATCCAGCGGGAAATGACAAACAAAGAAGGCGGTTTTTATTCTGCAATGGATGCCGATTCCGAGGGCGAAGAAGGAAAATATTATGTGTGGAAGAAAGAAGAATTAAAAAATATTCTTGATAATGATTTTGATTTGTTTGCAGAATATTTTAATGTAAACGAAATCGGATTATGGGAACACGACAATTATATTCTGCTTCGAAAAAAATCGGACGAAGAAATTGCGAAGAAGTTTTCAATCAGCACAGAAAAATTGCAGAATAAAATTTCTATGTTGAAGAAAAAAGTTCTTAGCGAAAGAGAAAAAAGAATTAAACCCGGACTTGATAATAAAATTCTTACTTCATGGAATGCCATGATGATAAAAGGATATGCGGATGCTTACTCGGTTTTTCACGAGAAAAAATTTCTGGATGCCGCACTCAAGAATGCAGATTTCATTCTGAAAAATAGTAAAAAAGAAGAGGGAAGATGGTTACATGCATTTTCTCCTTTTCCTTCCATGCGCACCGGAATTCCAAAAGAGATAAACGGGTTCCTCGAAGATTATTCTTTCACCATTGAAGCATTCATCGCTCTTTACCAAAATACGTTTGACGAGAAATGGCTGCACGAAGCAAAACAACTTGCCGGTTATGCGCTCAACCATTTTCACGATTCAAAGTCGGTGATGTTTTATTTTACTTCTGATCTGGATACTCAACTCATCTCCCGGAAAATGGAAATCCAGGATAATGTAATTCCATCTTCCAACTCCTCTATGGCAAAATCACTTTTTTGTCTGGGAAATTATTTTGATGAAAAAAATTATCTGGCGGTTTCTGAAAAAATGCTGAAGCAAGTTCAGGATGAAATTCCGAAATACGGCTCGGCTTATTCCAACTGGGCAATGCTGGCGCAGAATTTTATCGAACCCTTTTACGAAATCGCGATTGTTGGCAACTCTGTTGATGAAAAAAGAAAAGAGCTTTCGGAACACTTTATTCCTAATGCAATCTTTGTTGGAAGTAAAACAGAAAGTAATTTGCCGCTTCTGCAAAACAAATTTGTGGAAGGCAAAACTTTAATTTATATTTGTAAAAACAAAACGTGCAAACTTCCGGCAGAAAATATTTCCGAAGCATTAAAACAAATCGAATAA
- a CDS encoding dipeptidase, whose translation MPQINSYIESNKDRFLSELLDLLRIPSISADPKYKNDVLRTADAVKEKLIAAGADKVELCPTAGYPVVYGEKIIDASLPTVLVYGHYDVQPADPLNLWTSPPFEPVIKDEKIYARGSCDDKGQMYMHVKAFESMVRTNSLPCNVKFMIEGEEEVGSANLDKFVKANKEKLKADVVLISDTSILANNVPSITVGLRGLAYMEVEVTGPNRDLHSGVYGGAVANPIQVLCEMISSMKDKNQKIIIPGFYKDVEIVRKKERAEMAKAPFSKNVYKKDLGVAELRGEKGYSPTEQTSIRPTLELNGIWGGYTGEGAKTVLPSKAFAKISMRLVPHQNSEKVGKLFEKHFKKIAPKYVKVKVTALHGGEGCVTPTDSIAYQAASKAMQDTFGKKPIPVRSGGSIPIVALFEKELKIKSVLLGFGLDSDDIHSPNEHYGLFNYFKGIETIPLFYKYYSEMSRK comes from the coding sequence ATGCCACAAATCAATTCCTACATCGAATCCAACAAAGACCGCTTCCTCAGTGAACTTCTGGATTTGCTCCGCATTCCGAGTATCAGCGCTGACCCGAAATATAAAAACGATGTGCTGCGTACTGCTGATGCGGTGAAAGAAAAATTAATTGCTGCCGGAGCGGATAAAGTGGAACTCTGCCCTACTGCCGGCTACCCGGTTGTGTATGGAGAAAAAATAATTGATGCTTCCCTTCCCACCGTTTTGGTTTACGGGCATTACGATGTTCAGCCCGCAGACCCGCTCAATCTCTGGACTTCTCCTCCGTTCGAACCTGTGATTAAGGATGAAAAAATTTATGCACGCGGTTCGTGCGATGATAAAGGACAAATGTATATGCACGTGAAAGCATTCGAGAGCATGGTTCGCACCAACTCGCTTCCGTGCAATGTGAAATTCATGATTGAAGGCGAAGAAGAAGTGGGCTCTGCCAACCTCGACAAATTTGTAAAAGCGAACAAGGAAAAACTAAAAGCCGATGTGGTTTTGATTTCTGACACGAGTATTCTCGCGAATAATGTTCCGAGCATCACCGTTGGTTTGCGCGGGCTTGCGTATATGGAAGTGGAAGTCACCGGACCGAACCGCGATTTACATTCGGGAGTTTACGGTGGCGCAGTTGCAAATCCAATTCAGGTTTTGTGTGAAATGATTTCTTCCATGAAAGACAAGAATCAAAAAATTATTATTCCCGGATTTTATAAAGATGTGGAAATCGTAAGAAAAAAAGAAAGAGCCGAAATGGCAAAGGCGCCTTTCAGCAAAAATGTTTATAAAAAAGATTTGGGCGTTGCAGAACTCAGAGGAGAAAAAGGATATTCTCCCACTGAACAAACTTCCATTCGCCCCACTCTTGAGTTGAACGGAATCTGGGGAGGATATACAGGCGAGGGAGCAAAAACAGTTTTGCCGTCAAAAGCATTTGCTAAAATTTCCATGCGGCTTGTTCCGCATCAGAACTCGGAAAAAGTCGGAAAGCTTTTTGAAAAGCATTTCAAAAAAATTGCACCGAAATATGTGAAGGTGAAAGTTACAGCGCTTCACGGAGGAGAAGGATGCGTTACGCCAACCGATTCTATCGCATATCAGGCAGCAAGCAAAGCCATGCAGGATACGTTCGGGAAAAAACCAATTCCGGTTCGTTCGGGTGGAAGCATTCCGATTGTCGCGCTGTTCGAGAAGGAATTAAAAATAAAATCCGTGCTTCTTGGTTTCGGTTTGGATTCAGACGATATTCATTCTCCGAATGAGCACTACGGTTTGTTCAACTACTTCAAAGGCATTGAAACTATTCCGCTGTTCTATAAATATTATTCGGAAATGAGCAGGAAATGA
- a CDS encoding trypsin-like peptidase domain-containing protein, which produces MKKLFFSLFFLIFSLHPAFTQQKGLNAKFIAANYYKGIVKILLYDSAAAKQDPSRGYVGRGSGFVVTDDGIVFTNRHVVELCVNGYMDYDYNDAATNSSWRTTAAYSEEKIKDASITKIHYTGYATPIVQVYFGKGEHDYKLYAAKVLTIGIGSFDGAMLKIISDLNGNPVSTKFFTLPVGNSDNAVQGEDLCVFGFPAQYDGGFDLMLNDMSTLTFGKLSGYDYVFNKDYGYIKTDASINSGNSGGPVFDESNRVVGIATATSAKTNIGLVGGINGMYYVVAPKSEVLQHLTAKGLTIPKNAGSINTILGERKDILPAEELNKTKSSSGKISDGSSSNVVSEYYKNSKITFHNSLGDNGVLGKAGDLYDILGDGLDFVYVQVNNYGEPLNSDGFVVEAYKKSGEAYVFVETKNFDVQSDKSAAYFKYFPPSTGDYRLSVYTKNSSFINDGYVTFKLKDSGSSENTSGSGYYAKSKINFTNDEANVLKPDFYYKDFSIGKEGGFVYLVLDNYPDALNTGEIIVDIWKKKGSKYDSFVETKRYSITNTSLDYTYFKYTFYETGEYKFSVFTKDQTWINTGYVIIKKK; this is translated from the coding sequence ATGAAAAAATTATTCTTCTCACTTTTTTTTCTGATTTTTTCTTTGCATCCGGCTTTCACGCAGCAAAAAGGATTGAATGCTAAATTTATTGCAGCCAATTATTACAAGGGCATTGTAAAAATTCTTTTATACGATTCGGCAGCGGCAAAACAGGACCCATCACGCGGCTATGTGGGAAGAGGTTCCGGCTTTGTTGTTACGGATGACGGAATTGTTTTTACCAACCGCCACGTAGTTGAACTCTGCGTGAACGGCTATATGGATTACGATTATAACGATGCTGCAACCAATTCTTCATGGAGAACTACTGCCGCCTATTCCGAAGAAAAAATAAAAGACGCGTCCATTACAAAAATTCATTACACGGGCTATGCCACTCCGATTGTACAGGTATATTTCGGCAAAGGCGAGCACGATTATAAATTATATGCGGCAAAAGTTTTAACTATTGGAATTGGTTCATTTGACGGAGCCATGTTGAAAATTATTTCCGACCTGAATGGAAATCCTGTCAGTACAAAATTTTTCACACTTCCCGTTGGAAATTCTGATAATGCCGTGCAGGGCGAAGATTTATGCGTGTTCGGGTTTCCTGCGCAGTACGATGGAGGATTTGATTTAATGCTGAACGATATGAGCACGCTCACTTTTGGAAAACTCAGCGGCTATGATTATGTGTTCAACAAAGATTACGGCTACATAAAAACCGATGCATCCATCAACAGCGGAAACAGCGGAGGCCCGGTGTTCGATGAGAGCAATAGGGTAGTTGGAATAGCTACCGCAACAAGCGCCAAAACAAATATTGGCTTGGTAGGCGGAATAAACGGAATGTATTATGTGGTTGCGCCAAAGAGTGAAGTTCTTCAGCATCTCACCGCCAAAGGATTGACCATTCCGAAAAATGCCGGCTCCATCAATACCATTCTTGGCGAGCGGAAAGATATTCTTCCGGCAGAGGAATTAAATAAAACAAAATCTTCCTCGGGAAAAATTTCGGATGGCAGCAGTTCAAATGTTGTTTCGGAGTATTACAAAAATTCCAAAATCACTTTTCACAATTCGCTGGGCGACAACGGAGTTCTCGGAAAAGCAGGTGACCTCTATGATATTCTTGGTGACGGATTGGATTTTGTTTATGTGCAGGTAAACAATTACGGTGAGCCGCTCAACTCGGATGGATTTGTTGTGGAGGCATACAAAAAATCAGGAGAGGCGTATGTTTTTGTAGAAACAAAAAATTTTGATGTGCAATCTGATAAATCAGCAGCGTACTTTAAATATTTTCCGCCCAGCACAGGGGATTATCGTCTGAGCGTGTACACAAAAAATTCTTCCTTTATCAATGATGGTTACGTTACTTTTAAATTGAAAGACAGCGGCTCTTCTGAAAATACTTCCGGGTCCGGCTATTATGCAAAATCAAAAATTAATTTTACAAACGATGAGGCGAATGTGCTGAAGCCGGATTTTTATTACAAAGATTTTTCAATCGGCAAAGAGGGAGGATTTGTTTATTTGGTGCTGGATAATTATCCCGATGCGCTTAACACAGGAGAAATAATTGTGGATATATGGAAAAAGAAAGGAAGCAAATACGATTCATTTGTGGAAACCAAACGCTATAGCATTACCAATACATCGCTGGATTACACGTATTTCAAATATACTTTTTATGAAACGGGGGAATATAAATTCAGTGTGTTCACCAAGGATCAGACATGGATTAACACCGGCTATGTCATTATCAAGAAAAAATAA
- a CDS encoding RNA polymerase sigma factor: MTVNEFNQCVDLHADNLYRFILKNVKDKDKAKDVVQDTYEKLWLKVSDVPSTNAKSYMFTTAYRTMIDMFRRDKKQANMDEADMQEMKYHTKQYTDLKKVLNDAVELLPPIQKMVVMLRDYEGYSYEEIGEIAGLTESQVKVYIFRARAFLKNHIGKIENVL, from the coding sequence ATGACCGTTAATGAATTTAACCAGTGCGTTGACCTGCATGCAGACAACCTTTACCGTTTTATTCTGAAGAACGTAAAGGACAAGGACAAAGCGAAAGATGTGGTGCAGGATACGTACGAAAAACTCTGGCTGAAAGTATCGGATGTGCCGTCAACCAACGCCAAGTCATACATGTTCACTACGGCATACCGCACGATGATAGATATGTTTCGCAGAGACAAGAAGCAAGCCAACATGGACGAAGCAGACATGCAAGAAATGAAATATCATACCAAGCAATACACGGATTTGAAAAAGGTGTTGAATGACGCGGTGGAACTTCTTCCGCCCATTCAGAAAATGGTGGTGATGCTGAGAGATTACGAAGGATATTCTTACGAAGAGATTGGAGAAATAGCAGGGCTTACCGAATCGCAGGTGAAGGTTTATATTTTCAGAGCGAGGGCATTTTTGAAAAATCATATCGGTAAAATAGAAAACGTACTGTGA